A part of Streptococcus porcinus genomic DNA contains:
- a CDS encoding MBL fold metallo-hydrolase, with translation MLEQEGFKYSILASGSTGNSFYLETPKKRILVDAGLTGKKITSLLAEIDRKPEDLDAILITHEHSDHIKGVGVLARKYHLDIYANQKTWQIIDDRNMIGKIDSNQKYIFDRDKVMTFGDLDIESFGVSHDAADPQFYRFMKDNKSFVMLTDTGYVSDRMSGIIDNADAYLIESNHDIEILRSGSYPWSLKQRILSDKGHLSNEDGAGAMIRSIGYKTKKIFLGHLSKENNIKELAHMTMENQLAMADLAVGTDFKVYDTSPDSACSLTDI, from the coding sequence ATGCTAGAACAAGAAGGATTTAAATATAGTATTTTAGCATCGGGTTCTACGGGTAATAGTTTCTATTTAGAAACCCCTAAAAAACGGATTCTTGTTGATGCAGGTTTGACTGGTAAAAAAATTACCAGTCTCTTAGCAGAAATAGATCGGAAGCCAGAAGATTTAGATGCTATATTAATTACACATGAACATTCTGATCATATAAAAGGAGTCGGTGTCCTTGCTCGTAAGTATCATCTTGATATTTATGCTAACCAAAAAACGTGGCAGATTATTGATGATAGAAATATGATTGGAAAAATTGATTCGAATCAAAAATATATTTTTGACCGTGATAAGGTCATGACGTTTGGAGATCTTGATATTGAAAGTTTTGGTGTTAGTCACGATGCGGCAGATCCCCAATTTTACCGTTTTATGAAAGATAATAAATCATTTGTTATGTTAACAGATACTGGTTATGTGAGTGATCGTATGTCTGGCATTATTGATAATGCAGATGCTTATTTGATTGAATCAAATCATGATATTGAGATTTTAAGATCAGGCTCTTATCCATGGAGTTTAAAACAGCGGATTTTATCTGATAAGGGCCACTTGTCAAATGAAGATGGTGCTGGAGCTATGATTCGCAGCATAGGTTATAAGACTAAGAAAATTTTCCTTGGGCACCTGAGTAAGGAAAATAACATAAAAGAATTAGCTCACATGACAATGGAAAATCAATTAGCGATGGCGGATTTAGCAGTAGGAACTGACTTTAAAGTATATGATACATCGCCAGATAGTGCTTGCTCCTTAACAGATATTTAG